The Myxocyprinus asiaticus isolate MX2 ecotype Aquarium Trade chromosome 6, UBuf_Myxa_2, whole genome shotgun sequence region aataatgtgaaaaattactactacaatttgaaaaaaaatgtaactacttcagagttctcatcaaaaaatcctccacatgcagcaatgacatttcaccccatgcttcctgtagcacttgccatagatgtggctgtcttgtcaggcacttctcacacaccttacagtctagctgatcccacaaaagctcaatggggttaagatccataacactcttttacaattatctgttgttcagtgtctgtgtttctttgcccattctaaccttttctttttgtttttctgtttcaaaagtgtcttttttctttgcaattcttcccataaggcctgcacccctgagtcttctctttactgttgtacacgaaactggtgttgagcgggtagaattcaatgaagctgtcagctgaggacatgtgaggcatctatttctcaaactagagactctgatgtacttatcctcttgtttagttgtacatctggccttccacatctctttctgtccttgttagagccagttgtcctttgtctttgaagactgtagtgtacacctttgtatgaaatcttcagttttttggcagtttcaagcattatatagccttcattcctcaacacaatgattgactgacaagtttctagagaaagccgtttcttttttgccatttttgacctaatattgaccataagacatgccagtctattgcttactgtggcaactcaaaaacaaacacaaagacaatgttaagcttcactgaatgaaccaaatagctttcaactttgTTTGACATAacagcaagtgattttctagtatcaaattagcaatttagcatgattaccaaaggataaggtgttggagtgtgtaatggactcgacatggaggcgaaggtagaatccatatgcaagaagtttattacaatcagcagacaaatccaagacacaaggcagagacgtaatcgttgaagcaggcaaagtagtcattacacaggtaatcaggCCAAACAGAGCAATACTTCCAAAATtaacaatggaaaagcatgggtatttatatgatgcaaacaggaagtcaccatagaagaatcagtacagtgtcagtattcaggagagggctccctctggtggtcggctgaagggataccagcctcattcgttacagagtgatggctgcttgaaatgggcctgtctagatttgatataaaatgacttttaaatagtgatggtgctgttttttacatcagtaatgtcctgactatactttgtgatcagttgaatgccactttggtgaattaaagtaccaatttccttctgaaacagcaaaatctgtacattattccaaacttttggccaccagtgtatattgtGGGATTATTTTGAGATATTAGGCCTATTTTAAGaacaagattatatatatatatatatatatatatatatatatatatatatatatatatatatataataaaaagttttaatccatttttttgtcgttttgctcttttttattttttatggagttCTAAACAAAAGTTTagtatgttcatctaatcctgTCAATCACATTGGAAGGGTATATAAACAGCTTTGCATGTTCCTTGAGACTAAGTTTAAGGACAAATCAGTATTTAggcaattaaaaatgaataatattaaaataatttttaaacagaATTGCATTTGTGAAAACTTTATATTCAATAGATTTAAAAGCATTAGTTCTGGAAGACATCTCTAAATTTAAAAACAGAGAGTAAAATATGGcaataaatgaaataacattAATTCTCTTGTCATAATTGTAAAGAAAGAATCTGTTGACTGCATACATTTTGGTTAGCCACTTTTAAACGATATtgcatataaaaaaatttaaatatatttgaactTGCACAAGCATTAAGATCAATTGGAAATGACAACATTTCacagattaattaattaattaatttattgattaatttaattatttgtttgtttgtttgtttgtttagttaaTTAGACAGTCACTAAACAACCTTCTTTGCACTCAACACTCCGTCCTGGAGGGGGCAGAAATGCAACACACCTCCTTTGCCAACTATTATAATATGACACAAGAAGAAACGTTTGAAATTTATTAAACAGGTGAGTGAAACAGGAGTGATCCAGAGCCATCAAGAATGAATGATAcggaggaacaaagaggttggtgtatgaggaacatgaacaaaacaaaactccaGGCAATTTGGGTGGCTGTAAAATCATAGAagtactgagtatttttgtcttttccatTAAGATATCTAAACATTCGTAGAACAAGTAAAAATCTCTTGATAAGCagagtcttgttttcagagaagtgTAACACCAATAAATTGGAGGCCACTTTGacctctttaaaaaacaaaaaaaaaaaaaatatatatatatatatatatatatatatatatatatatatatatatataattttgaatGGAATTTTTGCAATTTACTATGTTCATTTTAgacctgatggaagtgaaagagaaaaGTCAGCAaatgaatgaagtggaggagaaacaccTTCGGAAAAGAGCTCAAAATACAGGCGCCAAAGGTTCTTTCACCTGCTTTCAGTGTGGCAAGTGTTTCACACGCAAAGATGGCCTGAAAAGACACTCAAATATTCATACAGGAGAAAAGCCTTTCACTTGCCAACAGTGTGGAGTGAGTTTCACGCGTAAAGAAAGCCTGAAatatcacatgagaattcacactggagagaagcctttcacatgtctCCAGTGTGGCAAGAGTTTTCCACATCAAGCAAACCTAAGAAGGCATATGAACATTCATTCAGGAGAGAAATCACACTTCTGTTCTCTGTGTGGCAAGAGTTTCAAATGCAAAAGAGGCTTGAAAAGACACTCAAGCATTCATACTGGAGTGAAGCCTTTTACCTGTCAACAGTGTGGAGTGAGTTTCATGCGTAAAGAAAGACTGAAagatcacatgagaattcacactggagagaagcctttcatatGCCTCCAGTGTTGCAAGAGTTTCCCACATGAAGTAAACCTAAGAAGGCATATGAGCATTCATTCAGGAGAGAAATCACACTTCTGTTCTCTGTGTGGCAAGAGTTTCACATGCAAAAGAGGCCTGAAAAGACACTCAAgcattcatactggagaaaagccttttaCCTGTCAACAGTGTGGAGTGAGTTTCATGCGTAAAGAAAGCCTGAAAGATCacttgagaattcacactggagagaagcctttcatatGCCTCCAGTGTTGCAAGAGTTTCCCACATGAAGTAAACTTAAGAAGGCATATGAGCATTCATTCAGGAGAGAAATCACACTTCTGTTCTCTGTGTGGCAAGAGTTTCACGCGCAAAGATGGTCTGAAAAGACACTCAAATATTCATACAGGAGAAAAGCCTTTCACTTGCCAACAGTGTGGAGTGAGTTTCACGCGTAAAGAAAGCCTGAAagatcacatgagaattcacactggagagaagcctttcacgtgTCTCCAGTGTGGCAAGAGTTTTCCACATCAAGCAAACCTAAGAAGACATATGAACATTCATTCACGAGAGAAATCACACCTCTGTTCTCAGTGTGGCAAGAGTTTCTTACGGTCAGCAAGTCTCAAAAATCATCTGCGTTATCACACTGGAGAAAGgccatttaactgtgatcagtgcAGTCAAACCTTTCTTCAGGCATCACACCTAAAGAGACACAAGAACGTTCATGCAAATGAGAAGTGGTACTTGTGTTCTGTATGTGGAAAATGTTTTTCACAGCACGACAAATATAAACATCAccagaaaatacatacaaatttgAGTGCCCATAAGTGCCTTGAGTGTGGAAAACCCTTTACTAAAGCCTGTGATCTGAAAGACCACCAAAGAATTCATTCTGGAGATGTCAGCACGCCAGgtaataatgtatttattcatattttaaaagctCTGTCCAAAGTTGTCACAGTGAGCAAAGTTTCAGTGTAAATCATATGAAATTCAAATGAACCCAAAGCATTAAATCTCTTCTAAATTACTAGTTTTATCTAAAAGAACATTTGTTCAGAAAAGGTTGCATGTGTTGATGTAAAATTTTGTAGCAATTGTGTGCATGTAATTGATTAATGAAGTAACATAGCCTATAATCATCATCATAGTCCTCAAACTAGgaatgcaccgatctgatacctgaaTGGGTgttggctccgatactgacatttTAAGTCGGATCATGTATCAGTCCGCCGATTaagaacaataaaaacattattaaagtaGTCCAGGAGACTTGTTAattttattcaaagtctcttgaagacaaatgatagctttgtgaatcgcaaaaggctgcgtttaataagaaaatatattgtaTGCATTAGAGGTAGACGATTAATCGGTGAAACCGATATATCactgcagattttttttctctttcggtACACAAAGAAagacatttagaaaataaattctgCTCAACATtgtcataaaatggcagtttatggtgaccacctcatcaagcttcaaaagaatttggaacaggccaacctgggaaatggagcagcaaggaaccgtgctttgtcggcctctcccatctcaaccaggttgagacaaaggtggtgcttctggaccaccaaggtggacatcgcccaacCGAGAGAACGCACCGTGACCTtagtcgcctggagagcgaggttggttgccgagcacagctcctgcatcaatcccagggtggaactaccctcgtgcagttcctttagcgccttggcttggtggacttgcaggagagccatggcgtgcagggtggaggcggcttgtccagcggcaacgtaggctttggccgtcagggacgacgtaaccTGCAGGCTTTGGATGGGAactttgggcgcccacgccaggtggcggcgctctgcgggcataggtgcaccgcgagcgccttatccaccggggggattgccgaatagcccttggccacccaccatcgagggtagtgagggcgggggagctaaaagattgggaccgggcagtaaaaggtgcctcccatgaccttgtcagctcctcatgcacttccgggaagaaaggaactggggcggggcgtggctgtgagcggcgctgcgagcccaggaaccaatcatcaagccgcgagggttaaggggagagcggagggttccactctagcccgacgctcgcagctgcccgggaaagcatatccgtcatctccgtgtcagcctgtgactgggcgactgcacccgaagggaggagcccagctgaggcttccgcatctgactggacgagcccgctctccgatgctgcgctcgagagctcatcaccttcgcgggctccgaataagaggttgaactcgccgtgagatgagccggcggactcatctggaagcccaatcggggcagacgagcgtgctggggaatgggaggaccgtggggggatacccggtggaggtggtcccattggggtccccaaattgcccccagtgctagccgcactggcctcatacccgtgggtagaaggaccaaggcgggtagcctctggggtggcttgctttcttacgaaggcaagccgcgaccgcatcgttgccatggacatgttctcgcaatgagtacatgacccatccacgaacgctgtctccgtgtggcagcacccagacacaaaagacagtgattgtggccatcagaaggtaagagataacaaccgcaaccaggaataacacacaaacggaaagacatctttaaaaagacgcgtctttaaaaagatgttctgtgtgtgccgctcttttagagaaatatacacttttagagaaatatactcttttatttctgctgaagcgcccagggtcGTTCTCTGCAgtccaccagtgcagaggggggagaagccgcgaaatgcgccatcagattgaacagccgtgggaattcagctcagtgagcatcgaccgttcggctccgaagagaaaatctgaatgagtggttgcataataGCTCCttctatacccgtatgtccgggagagtggtatgcaaatgccactcgccaattttcactggccttttatcaaagaccagaggtgtttcgggctcccaagagtgacccctagtatcactacat contains the following coding sequences:
- the LOC127442177 gene encoding gastrula zinc finger protein XlCGF57.1-like; protein product: MEVKEKSQQMNEVEEKHLRKRAQNTGAKGSFTCFQCGKCFTRKDGLKRHSNIHTGEKPFTCQQCGVSFTRKESLKYHMRIHTGEKPFTCLQCGKSFPHQANLRRHMNIHSGEKSHFCSLCGKSFKCKRGLKRHSSIHTGVKPFTCQQCGVSFMRKERLKDHMRIHTGEKPFICLQCCKSFPHEVNLRRHMSIHSGEKSHFCSLCGKSFTCKRGLKRHSSIHTGEKPFTCQQCGVSFMRKESLKDHLRIHTGEKPFICLQCCKSFPHEVNLRRHMSIHSGEKSHFCSLCGKSFTRKDGLKRHSNIHTGEKPFTCQQCGVSFTRKESLKDHMRIHTGEKPFTCLQCGKSFPHQANLRRHMNIHSREKSHLCSQCGKSFLRSASLKNHLRYHTGERPFNCDQCSQTFLQASHLKRHKNVHANEKWYLCSVCGKCFSQHDKYKHHQKIHTNLSAHKCLECGKPFTKACDLKDHQRIHSGDVSTPGNNVFIHILKALSKVVTVSKVSV